AGATTTCCAACCTGGGCTTTCGTCATCCGGCCCACCGGAAAAAGGGCATGGGCCAGTTGATCCTGGGTTAGCATGGCCAGAAAATAGGACTGCTCCTTTGCCGGGTCCCTCCCTTTTTTTAATTGAAAAACATTTTGCTTTGATTTTTCGACAATGGCGTAATGGCCGGTGGCCAGGTGCGAGGCCCCCAAATGCCTGGCCGTTTCAAGCAGCCCTCCGAATTTGATGGCGGCATTGCAAGCCATGCAGGGGTTGGGAGTTTTTCCGGTCATATAGGAGTGGATGAAATAATCAATAACCTTTTCTTTAAACACCTCCCGGCAGTCAACAGCCCAAATCTCGGTATTCAGCTGGTCTTTAACAACTGAAAGCGGGTGCTCTGAAGGGATCCGGACCAATTTTGAGTCCGTCCATTCTAAACTTGGTTCAGGTGCAAGGGGGTCATATCCGGTCACAAAGTGTAGACCGAAGATCTCATGGCCGGATGTTTTTAAAAGATGGGCGGCGACCAGGGAGTCAATTCCGCCGCTTAACGCAACTGCGGTGGTGGGTTTCATTCAAAAAAGGCTTCTGAGGAGGGCTGGATTTTCATGGCCCGGGTCAGACAGGCCCGAACGCAAAGTTCGCACACGCTGCATTTTTTCTGATCAAAAATAACCGACATTTCCGGGCGTTTGATGGAAAGCGCGCCGGTTGGGCAGACTGCCGTACATGCCCCGCAATGGATGCATTTTGCATTATCCCGGGCGATCTCCTGGGATGCGTTTTTAACAATAACGCCCTGATTCCTCAGGTACTGAACCCCGTTTTTAAAATTTTTTTTCGAACCAGAAAGCTCAAGCACCATCACCCCTTCCTTGCGGGGCAGAATGGTGGCTTTGAGAATATTGAAAGACAGGTCATAATATTTGGTTAAGTAACAGACCACCGGCTTTTTGACTTCTCCGCTCGGAAACTGCAGAACAAGGATTTTAGAGTACAAATTAAACCTCCGCTGATCACATCGCCCAAGAGTGCGGTGCCGTTTGATGAATCATAAAACGTAAAAATAGATACTTAGAAAAAAGGCGGCGGCCTGTCAATGATTTCGTAAGCGGGATGCGGAAAAGGGAAGGGCGGATAGAAAAACTCTGACCGGGGGCGGAAAATCAACTGCCCCCGGTCAGAGTTCTTTTTGTTATAAACTTGATGGCTTCTCAAAAAGTCCAATATTTTTCGAGCTAGAACATGTAGCCAAAGGTGATTTCCCCGATGGGCACGTATTCTTCATCATTTCTAAATGGCCTTTCGGTCTGATCCCAATTGATATAGGCGGCGCCAATGCCGGCCCGGATATCCAGGTGATCCATTATATAATAGCGGTACCCGGCCAATAATCCATAGATCCGGCCGATTTCATCCACCCCGCCATCCTCGTCGTCATAATAGGCCCCCGAGAGTGTCAGGAATGGGGAATTGCCCGATGCATGAAGATAGTATGAGAGGCCGCTGGCAAAACCGGCCTCATTTGCTAAAATGGAGAATGACAAATTGGAAAAGCGCACTTCAAAGCCTATCCCTAACTCGAATCCATCATCACTTCCGGCGCCGCCAATCCGCGGACCGATCTGAAACGCTTTTTCTTCCGCCGGCTCGGCCTTGGCTTCATGCTTGGGTGCGGGTTTATCAGGTGATGGTTTTTCAGGCTTTTCCCTCTTTGCCGGAGGTTTGGTCGGGGCTCCCCAATCCGGCGGTGTCTTCTGTACATTCAGCAAAGAGCGGATATTATGGGGGGGGGCTTTTTGAATAAATTCCTCCCGGGTTCCTTCAAGGTCTGTGACCGCAGAATTGACAATGGTGGCGGTCTCAACATTCAGGAAAGTGGTCTCCAGGGAGTAAAGCCCTCCCACATGACCAAGCGTTCCGAATATGATATAATCCGCATTTACCATTTTTCCGATATTTATCGCACAGTCCTTATCCCTGCAAGGGTCAGCCGTTCGCTCAGCGCCCAGTGACTGCTCGATTTGCTCCGGCGGAATCACTTCATA
The DNA window shown above is from Desulfobacterales bacterium and carries:
- the mnmA gene encoding tRNA 2-thiouridine(34) synthase MnmA — encoded protein: MKPTTAVALSGGIDSLVAAHLLKTSGHEIFGLHFVTGYDPLAPEPSLEWTDSKLVRIPSEHPLSVVKDQLNTEIWAVDCREVFKEKVIDYFIHSYMTGKTPNPCMACNAAIKFGGLLETARHLGASHLATGHYAIVEKSKQNVFQLKKGRDPAKEQSYFLAMLTQDQLAHALFPVGRMTKAQVGNLAQANGLTPVSGNESQDICFIKNMHYSRFLAEQAGLNQTAGAITDLHGRRLGTHHGLHRYTIGQRRGINCPGPEPYYVVRLDVRNNRLIVGTKKDLYQSACKIHPINWLSEVPENSLPVMTKLRYRHEAAESKIFPAGKNSAEIRFTNAQPAVTPGQAAVCYYGDQVVAGGWIVE
- a CDS encoding NIL domain-containing protein produces the protein MYSKILVLQFPSGEVKKPVVCYLTKYYDLSFNILKATILPRKEGVMVLELSGSKKNFKNGVQYLRNQGVIVKNASQEIARDNAKCIHCGACTAVCPTGALSIKRPEMSVIFDQKKCSVCELCVRACLTRAMKIQPSSEAFFE